The Arachis duranensis cultivar V14167 chromosome 2, aradu.V14167.gnm2.J7QH, whole genome shotgun sequence genome has a window encoding:
- the LOC127744937 gene encoding LOW QUALITY PROTEIN: cytochrome b6-like (The sequence of the model RefSeq protein was modified relative to this genomic sequence to represent the inferred CDS: inserted 1 base in 1 codon), whose translation YRPTVTEAFASVQYIMTEANFGWLIRSVYRWSASMMVLMMILHVFRVYLTGGFKKPRELTWVTGVVLAVLTASFGVTGYSLPWDQIGYWAVKIVTGVPEAIPGIGSXCRGIIKGSASVGHSTLTRFYSLHTFVLPLLTAVFMLMHFPMIRKQGISGPL comes from the exons TATCGTCCGACCGTTACTGAGGCTTTTGCTTCGGTTCAATATATAATGACTGAGGCTAACTTTGGTTGGTTAATCCGATCTGTTTATCGATGGTCGGCAAGTATGATGGTTTTAATGATGATCCTGCACGTATTTCGTGTGTATCTTACCGGCGGTTTTAAAAAACCTCGTGAATTGACGTGGGTTACGGGCGTTGTTTTGGCTGTATTGACCGCATCTTTTGGTGTAACTGGTTATTCCTTACCTTGGGACCAAATTGGTTATTGGGCAGTCAAAATTGTAACAGGAGTACCCGAAGCTATTCCCGGAATAGGAT TCTGTCGTGGAATTATTAAGGGAAGTGCTAGTGTAGGACATTCTACCTTGACTCGTTTTTATAGTTTACATACTTTTGTATTACCTCTTCTTACTGCTGTATTTATGTTAATGCACTTTCCAATGATACGTAAGCAAGGCATCTCCGGTCCTTTATAG